One genomic segment of Parus major isolate Abel chromosome 10, Parus_major1.1, whole genome shotgun sequence includes these proteins:
- the NMB gene encoding neuromedin-B isoform X2, whose translation MQLMGELRCKTAARRRWKHGQALERLGNGDRTQRSISSISSGTGPAMALRCLLLLLCGAALGPAVHLDFAEHRSQAAKIKVNPRGNLWATGHFMGKKSVTGSPHLETPEEPAVPMVFGPSLRALLEDMMELLTRELLKILLQERLLDENQGKYDLTDQVEQRCRTGRLRATDGSSLFWTHFQQIKMFLCKGCPDAGAVPQVPAGCQIPASAHSQCSGVGTGQVWHWVPELCCWRVICLWPCRPWPVPASVPAISRARRQGF comes from the exons ATGCAGCTCATGGGTGAGCTCCGGTGCAAAACGGCAGCTCGGAGAAGGTGGAAGCACGGACAGGCCCTGGAGAGACTTGGAAACGGGGATCGGACTCAGCG cagcatcagcagcatcagcagcgGTACCGGGCCCGCGATGGCGCTGcgctgcctcctgctgctgctctgcggAGCCGCGCTCGGACCCGCCGTGCACCTCGACTTCGCCGAGCACCGCAGCCAGGCCGCCAAGATCAAGGTCAACCCCCGCGGCAACCTCTGGGCCACAG GTCACTTCATGGGGAAGAAGAGCGTCACGGGCTCCCCACACCTGGAGACTCCGGAGGAGCCTGCGGTGCCGATGGTCTTTGGTCCCTCTCTACGAGCCCTGCTGGAGGACATGATGGAACTGCTGACCCGGGAGCTCCTGAAAATCCTCTTGCAAGAGAGGCTATTGGATGAGAACCAAGGGAAATACGACCTCACTGACCAG GTGGAGCAGAGGTGCAGGACTGGGAGACTGAGAGCCACTGATGGTTCAAGCCTCTTTTGGACACACTTTCAGCAGATTAAG ATGTTCCTGTGCAAGGGCTGCCCTGATGCTGGTGCTGTGCCACAGGTTCCAGCTGGGTGCCAGATCCCTGCCAGTGcccattcccagtgctcaggGGTGGGTACTGGCCAGGTGTGGCACTGGgtgccagagctctgctgctggagggtgATTTGTCTGTGGCCATGCAGGCCCTGGCCAGTGCCTGCCTCGGTGCCCGCTATCTCTAGGGCAAG GAGACAGGGCTTTTAA
- the NMB gene encoding neuromedin-B isoform X1, with amino-acid sequence MQLMGELRCKTAARRRWKHGQALERLGNGDRTQRSISCISSISSISSGTGPAMALRCLLLLLCGAALGPAVHLDFAEHRSQAAKIKVNPRGNLWATGHFMGKKSVTGSPHLETPEEPAVPMVFGPSLRALLEDMMELLTRELLKILLQERLLDENQGKYDLTDQVEQRCRTGRLRATDGSSLFWTHFQQIKMFLCKGCPDAGAVPQVPAGCQIPASAHSQCSGVGTGQVWHWVPELCCWRVICLWPCRPWPVPASVPAISRARRQGF; translated from the exons ATGCAGCTCATGGGTGAGCTCCGGTGCAAAACGGCAGCTCGGAGAAGGTGGAAGCACGGACAGGCCCTGGAGAGACTTGGAAACGGGGATCGGACTCAGCG CAGTATCAGCTGTatcagcagcatcagcagcatcagcagcgGTACCGGGCCCGCGATGGCGCTGcgctgcctcctgctgctgctctgcggAGCCGCGCTCGGACCCGCCGTGCACCTCGACTTCGCCGAGCACCGCAGCCAGGCCGCCAAGATCAAGGTCAACCCCCGCGGCAACCTCTGGGCCACAG GTCACTTCATGGGGAAGAAGAGCGTCACGGGCTCCCCACACCTGGAGACTCCGGAGGAGCCTGCGGTGCCGATGGTCTTTGGTCCCTCTCTACGAGCCCTGCTGGAGGACATGATGGAACTGCTGACCCGGGAGCTCCTGAAAATCCTCTTGCAAGAGAGGCTATTGGATGAGAACCAAGGGAAATACGACCTCACTGACCAG GTGGAGCAGAGGTGCAGGACTGGGAGACTGAGAGCCACTGATGGTTCAAGCCTCTTTTGGACACACTTTCAGCAGATTAAG ATGTTCCTGTGCAAGGGCTGCCCTGATGCTGGTGCTGTGCCACAGGTTCCAGCTGGGTGCCAGATCCCTGCCAGTGcccattcccagtgctcaggGGTGGGTACTGGCCAGGTGTGGCACTGGgtgccagagctctgctgctggagggtgATTTGTCTGTGGCCATGCAGGCCCTGGCCAGTGCCTGCCTCGGTGCCCGCTATCTCTAGGGCAAG GAGACAGGGCTTTTAA
- the NMB gene encoding neuromedin-B isoform X5, with protein MQLMGELRCKTAARRRWKHGQALERLGNGDRTQRSISCISSISSISSGTGPAMALRCLLLLLCGAALGPAVHLDFAEHRSQAAKIKVNPRGNLWATGHFMGKKSVTGSPHLETPEEPAVPMVFGPSLRALLEDMMELLTRELLKILLQERLLDENQGKYDLTDQEENPSPMDRSLRATSHQAKGCSSICRC; from the exons ATGCAGCTCATGGGTGAGCTCCGGTGCAAAACGGCAGCTCGGAGAAGGTGGAAGCACGGACAGGCCCTGGAGAGACTTGGAAACGGGGATCGGACTCAGCG CAGTATCAGCTGTatcagcagcatcagcagcatcagcagcgGTACCGGGCCCGCGATGGCGCTGcgctgcctcctgctgctgctctgcggAGCCGCGCTCGGACCCGCCGTGCACCTCGACTTCGCCGAGCACCGCAGCCAGGCCGCCAAGATCAAGGTCAACCCCCGCGGCAACCTCTGGGCCACAG GTCACTTCATGGGGAAGAAGAGCGTCACGGGCTCCCCACACCTGGAGACTCCGGAGGAGCCTGCGGTGCCGATGGTCTTTGGTCCCTCTCTACGAGCCCTGCTGGAGGACATGATGGAACTGCTGACCCGGGAGCTCCTGAAAATCCTCTTGCAAGAGAGGCTATTGGATGAGAACCAAGGGAAATACGACCTCACTGACCAG GAGGAGAACCCTTCACCCATGGACAGGAGCCTCAGAGCCACGTCACACCAAGCCAAGGGATGCTCCAGCATCTGCAGATGCTGA
- the DUOXA2 gene encoding dual oxidase maturation factor 2, translated as MTLNGVYPFYPQPRKAAVFDISTVVVIAVFLTLAFSFLLIIAGIRGRARLYWTLRVLLSLSVGAMIVAVQFTRDWETGWVQANTSYKSFSAAQVNADIGLHIGLAGVNVTLRGNPVKQINETIDYNEHFPWNFGADYEHSYSEGLEKGLPSPILYVAEKFSRQSPCAVHRQYRTAGHYASAVLWVAFCTWIISNILLSMPVLVYGGYMLLVTGAFTTFSLLSFSTVRSSPMCLIKIGSRTLHVAYGGSFWLVLAIGLLCFVVGTTIVAMHHLNLDLLKTFFDLHEDKAEEYQEMPEVFINPHFVNKGLFPSQPSEINSI; from the exons atgaCTCTTAACGGCGTCTACCCCTTCTATCCTCAGCCGAGGAAGGCTGCTGTGTTCGACATCAGCACCGTGGTGGTGATCGCTGTCTTCTTGACGCTGGCCTTCAGCTTCCTCCTCATCATCGCGGGCATCCGCGGGCGGGCG AGGCTCTACTGGACTCTCCGTgtcctcctcagcctctccgTGGGAGCAATGATTGTGG CTGTCCAGTTCACCAGGGACTGGGAGACTGGCTGGGTGCAGGCAAACACCTCCTACAAGTCCTTCAGCGCTGCCCAGGTGAACGCGGACATCGGGCTGCACATCGGCCTGGCAGGGGTGAACGTCACACTCAGGG GAAACCCAGTGAAGCAGATCAACGAGACCATCGACTACAACGAGCACTTTCCCTGGAACTTTGGAGCGGATTATGAGCACAGCTACAGCgaggggctggagaaggggTTGCCCAGCCCCATCCTCTACGTGGCAGAGAAGttcagcaggcagagcccctgtgctgtgcacaggcaGTACCGCACCGCCGGCCACTACGCCTCAGCCGTGCTCTG GGTAGCCTTTTGCACGTGGATCATCTCCAACATCCTCCTCTCCATGCCTGTCCTGGTTTATGGAGGATACATGCTCCTGGTCACAGGGGCCTTCACCACCTTCTCACTGCTCTCGTTTTCCACCGTGAGGAGCTCCCCCATGTGCCTGATCAAGATTGGGAGCAGGACCCTGCACGTGGCCTATGGGGGATCCTTCTGGCTCGTGCTGGCAATTG GCCTGCTCTGTTTCGTGGTTGGGACCACCATTGTGGCAATGCACCACCTCAATCTGGACCTGCTGAAAACTTTCTTTGATCTTCATGAGGACAAAGCAGAGGAGTACCAGGAAATGCCTGAGGTGTTCATCAACCCTCATTTTGTGAACAAGGGCCTgtttccttcccagccctctgaAATCAACAGCATCTAG
- the NMB gene encoding neuromedin-B isoform X3, with protein MQLMGELRCKTAARRRWKHGQALERLGNGDRTQRISSGTGPAMALRCLLLLLCGAALGPAVHLDFAEHRSQAAKIKVNPRGNLWATGHFMGKKSVTGSPHLETPEEPAVPMVFGPSLRALLEDMMELLTRELLKILLQERLLDENQGKYDLTDQVEQRCRTGRLRATDGSSLFWTHFQQIKMFLCKGCPDAGAVPQVPAGCQIPASAHSQCSGVGTGQVWHWVPELCCWRVICLWPCRPWPVPASVPAISRARRQGF; from the exons ATGCAGCTCATGGGTGAGCTCCGGTGCAAAACGGCAGCTCGGAGAAGGTGGAAGCACGGACAGGCCCTGGAGAGACTTGGAAACGGGGATCGGACTCAGCG catcagcagcgGTACCGGGCCCGCGATGGCGCTGcgctgcctcctgctgctgctctgcggAGCCGCGCTCGGACCCGCCGTGCACCTCGACTTCGCCGAGCACCGCAGCCAGGCCGCCAAGATCAAGGTCAACCCCCGCGGCAACCTCTGGGCCACAG GTCACTTCATGGGGAAGAAGAGCGTCACGGGCTCCCCACACCTGGAGACTCCGGAGGAGCCTGCGGTGCCGATGGTCTTTGGTCCCTCTCTACGAGCCCTGCTGGAGGACATGATGGAACTGCTGACCCGGGAGCTCCTGAAAATCCTCTTGCAAGAGAGGCTATTGGATGAGAACCAAGGGAAATACGACCTCACTGACCAG GTGGAGCAGAGGTGCAGGACTGGGAGACTGAGAGCCACTGATGGTTCAAGCCTCTTTTGGACACACTTTCAGCAGATTAAG ATGTTCCTGTGCAAGGGCTGCCCTGATGCTGGTGCTGTGCCACAGGTTCCAGCTGGGTGCCAGATCCCTGCCAGTGcccattcccagtgctcaggGGTGGGTACTGGCCAGGTGTGGCACTGGgtgccagagctctgctgctggagggtgATTTGTCTGTGGCCATGCAGGCCCTGGCCAGTGCCTGCCTCGGTGCCCGCTATCTCTAGGGCAAG GAGACAGGGCTTTTAA
- the NMB gene encoding neuromedin-B isoform X6, whose protein sequence is MQLMGELRCKTAARRRWKHGQALERLGNGDRTQRSISCISSISSISSGTGPAMALRCLLLLLCGAALGPAVHLDFAEHRSQAAKIKVNPRGNLWATGHFMGKKSVTGSPHLETPEEPAVPMVFGPSLRALLEDMMELLTRELLKILLQERLLDENQGKYDLTDQETGLLTKVLEKYFSS, encoded by the exons ATGCAGCTCATGGGTGAGCTCCGGTGCAAAACGGCAGCTCGGAGAAGGTGGAAGCACGGACAGGCCCTGGAGAGACTTGGAAACGGGGATCGGACTCAGCG CAGTATCAGCTGTatcagcagcatcagcagcatcagcagcgGTACCGGGCCCGCGATGGCGCTGcgctgcctcctgctgctgctctgcggAGCCGCGCTCGGACCCGCCGTGCACCTCGACTTCGCCGAGCACCGCAGCCAGGCCGCCAAGATCAAGGTCAACCCCCGCGGCAACCTCTGGGCCACAG GTCACTTCATGGGGAAGAAGAGCGTCACGGGCTCCCCACACCTGGAGACTCCGGAGGAGCCTGCGGTGCCGATGGTCTTTGGTCCCTCTCTACGAGCCCTGCTGGAGGACATGATGGAACTGCTGACCCGGGAGCTCCTGAAAATCCTCTTGCAAGAGAGGCTATTGGATGAGAACCAAGGGAAATACGACCTCACTGACCAG GAGACAGGGCTTTTAACGAAGGTGCTGGAGAAGTACTTCTCAAGCTGA
- the LOC107209321 gene encoding dual oxidase maturation factor 1-like yields the protein MTLWDGSYPFYPGATACFPFDTTRAVIVTTFLSMLLTFIIILPGIRGRGRLFWFLRLVLGLFMGAVILTVQFTRDWETGWVQANTSYKSFSAAQVNADIGLHIGLAGVNVTLRGNPVKQINETIDYNEHFPWNFGADYEHSYSEGLEKGLPSPILYVAEKFSRQSPCAVHRQYRTAGHYVSLTLWLAFCTWLISIMLFSMSILLYGGHMLLVTATLILLSLLFFSTARNTLKCPIQFGPASLRTDYGESFWLTLAAGYRD from the exons ATGACGCTGTGGGATGGCTCCTACCCCTTCTACCCTGGAGCCACTGCCTGCTTCCCCTTTGACACCACCCGGGCTGTCATTGTCACCACATTCCTCTCCATGCTGCTCACGTTCATCATCATCCTGCCGGGGATCCGGGGCAGGGGG CGACTCTTCTGGTTCCTGCGGCTGGTGTTGGGACTCTTCATGGGAGCAGTGATCCTCA CTGTCCAGTTCACCAGGGACTGGGAGACTGGCTGGGTGCAGGCAAACACCTCCTACAAGTCCTTCAGCGCTGCCCAGGTGAACGCGGACATCGGGCTGCACATCGGCCTGGCAGGGGTGAACGTCACACTCAGGG GAAACCCAGTGAAGCAGATCAACGAGACCATCGACTACAACGAGCACTTTCCCTGGAACTTTGGAGCGGATTATGAGCACAGCTACAGCgaggggctggagaaggggctgcccagccccatcctCTACGTGGCAGAGAAGttcagcaggcagagcccctGTGCCGTGCACAGGCAGTACCGCACCGCCGGCCACTACGTGTCCCTCACCCTGTG GCTGGCCTTTTGCACGTGGCTCATTTCCATCATGCTCTTCTCCATGTCCATCCTGCTCTATGGTGGCCACATGCTTCTGGTCACGGCCACTCTGATCCTCCTCTCACTGCTCTTCTTCTCCACCGCAAGAAACACCCTCAAGTGCCCCATCCAGTTCGGCCCAGCTTCCTTGAGGACTGACTATGGTGAATCCTTTTGGCTGACATTAGCAGCAG GATACAGAGATTAA
- the NMB gene encoding neuromedin-B isoform X4, with the protein MQLMGELRCKTAARRRWKHGQALERLGNGDRTQRSISCISSISSISSGTGPAMALRCLLLLLCGAALGPAVHLDFAEHRSQAAKIKVNPRGNLWATGHFMGKKSVTGSPHLETPEEPAVPMVFGPSLRALLEDMMELLTRELLKILLQERLLDENQGKYDLTDQVEQRCRTGRLRATDGSSLFWTHFQQIKETGLLTKVLEKYFSS; encoded by the exons ATGCAGCTCATGGGTGAGCTCCGGTGCAAAACGGCAGCTCGGAGAAGGTGGAAGCACGGACAGGCCCTGGAGAGACTTGGAAACGGGGATCGGACTCAGCG CAGTATCAGCTGTatcagcagcatcagcagcatcagcagcgGTACCGGGCCCGCGATGGCGCTGcgctgcctcctgctgctgctctgcggAGCCGCGCTCGGACCCGCCGTGCACCTCGACTTCGCCGAGCACCGCAGCCAGGCCGCCAAGATCAAGGTCAACCCCCGCGGCAACCTCTGGGCCACAG GTCACTTCATGGGGAAGAAGAGCGTCACGGGCTCCCCACACCTGGAGACTCCGGAGGAGCCTGCGGTGCCGATGGTCTTTGGTCCCTCTCTACGAGCCCTGCTGGAGGACATGATGGAACTGCTGACCCGGGAGCTCCTGAAAATCCTCTTGCAAGAGAGGCTATTGGATGAGAACCAAGGGAAATACGACCTCACTGACCAG GTGGAGCAGAGGTGCAGGACTGGGAGACTGAGAGCCACTGATGGTTCAAGCCTCTTTTGGACACACTTTCAGCAGATTAAG GAGACAGGGCTTTTAACGAAGGTGCTGGAGAAGTACTTCTCAAGCTGA
- the NMB gene encoding neuromedin-B isoform X7 produces the protein MQLMGELRCKTAARRRWKHGQALERLGNGDRTQRSISSISSGTGPAMALRCLLLLLCGAALGPAVHLDFAEHRSQAAKIKVNPRGNLWATGHFMGKKSVTGSPHLETPEEPAVPMVFGPSLRALLEDMMELLTRELLKILLQERLLDENQGKYDLTDQETGLLTKVLEKYFSS, from the exons ATGCAGCTCATGGGTGAGCTCCGGTGCAAAACGGCAGCTCGGAGAAGGTGGAAGCACGGACAGGCCCTGGAGAGACTTGGAAACGGGGATCGGACTCAGCG cagcatcagcagcatcagcagcgGTACCGGGCCCGCGATGGCGCTGcgctgcctcctgctgctgctctgcggAGCCGCGCTCGGACCCGCCGTGCACCTCGACTTCGCCGAGCACCGCAGCCAGGCCGCCAAGATCAAGGTCAACCCCCGCGGCAACCTCTGGGCCACAG GTCACTTCATGGGGAAGAAGAGCGTCACGGGCTCCCCACACCTGGAGACTCCGGAGGAGCCTGCGGTGCCGATGGTCTTTGGTCCCTCTCTACGAGCCCTGCTGGAGGACATGATGGAACTGCTGACCCGGGAGCTCCTGAAAATCCTCTTGCAAGAGAGGCTATTGGATGAGAACCAAGGGAAATACGACCTCACTGACCAG GAGACAGGGCTTTTAACGAAGGTGCTGGAGAAGTACTTCTCAAGCTGA